The proteins below come from a single Streptococcus canis genomic window:
- a CDS encoding FtsX-like permease family protein, with amino-acid sequence MIKKTLWKDILRAIKNSKGRFISLFFLMALGSFALVGLKVTGPDMERTASRYLDKHQVMDLTVLASHQFSQADKQELNTLKGAYLEYGHLLDVSLTSNQKSLRLYSVPKKVSKPVLVNGSWPKREMDLVLSSSLAKHYQIGDELAITSPMEGLLTTTRFQVVGFANSSEVWSKSNLGSSSTGDGSLYAYAFVNPNVFKSTSNLLRIRFTNLRLANAFSKDYQKRVAQNQTHLDHLLKDNGQKRYTELQNQYDLTLKNGRAALAKEKVKLAASEENLTFLEGFALQEAKDQIEQGKQALAKEEKQLDQVQAAKDKLEKPSYLTYNRSTLPGGEGYHTYATSTTSISNVGNIFPVVLYLVAALVAFTTMTRYVDEERTSSGLLKAIGYSNKDISLKFLIYGLLASFLGTTLGIIGGTYLLSTLISEILTGALTIGKTHLYSYWSYNSIAYLLAMLSAVLPAYLIVKKELFLNAAQLLLPKPPSKGGKIWLEHLTFVWKALSFTNKVTIRNIFRYKQRMLMTVVGVAGSVALLFAGLGIQSSLAKVVERQFGDLTTYDILAVGSSKAKATEQADLASYLKQEPVTGYQKVSYASLTLPVKGLPDKQNISMLSSSAASLSPYFNLLDSQKQKKLTIPTSGVLISEKLASYYKVKSGDQLVLINQEGQSYKVTIKQVIDMTVGHYLIMSDTYFKNHFKGLETAPAYLIKVKGKDSKHIKETASDLLTLKAIRAVSQNANHIKSVQLVVASLNQVMTLLVFLSILLAIVILYNLTTINIAERIRELSTIKVLGFYDQEVTLYIYRETISLSLVGILLGIYLGKGLHAYIMTMISTGDIQFDVKVDAYVYLVPILVILSLLVVLGIWVNHHLKKVDMLKALKSID; translated from the coding sequence ATGATAAAGAAAACCTTATGGAAGGATATTCTGAGAGCTATCAAAAATAGTAAAGGGCGATTCATTTCCTTATTTTTCCTAATGGCCTTAGGCTCTTTTGCCTTGGTTGGTCTTAAAGTAACTGGTCCAGATATGGAACGAACAGCTAGCCGTTACCTCGACAAACATCAGGTGATGGACCTAACGGTACTAGCTTCTCATCAATTTTCCCAAGCCGATAAACAAGAGTTAAATACGTTAAAAGGGGCTTATTTAGAATATGGTCATCTGCTTGATGTCAGTCTAACCAGCAACCAAAAATCCCTTAGGCTCTATAGTGTGCCAAAGAAAGTGTCTAAGCCAGTCTTGGTTAATGGGAGTTGGCCAAAGAGGGAGATGGATTTGGTATTATCCTCCTCACTTGCTAAACATTACCAAATCGGCGATGAATTAGCAATTACCTCACCTATGGAAGGTTTGCTGACGACAACCCGTTTTCAAGTGGTCGGCTTTGCGAATTCTTCAGAAGTTTGGTCCAAGTCCAATTTAGGAAGTTCCTCAACCGGAGATGGAAGTCTCTATGCTTATGCTTTCGTTAATCCTAACGTTTTTAAAAGTACTTCTAATCTTCTGCGCATTCGTTTTACTAATCTTCGTCTAGCTAACGCTTTTTCCAAAGACTACCAGAAAAGGGTAGCTCAAAACCAAACTCATTTGGATCATCTGCTTAAAGATAATGGCCAGAAGCGCTATACTGAACTCCAAAATCAGTATGACCTTACCTTAAAAAATGGCAGAGCAGCACTGGCAAAGGAAAAAGTAAAACTAGCGGCGAGTGAGGAGAACTTAACATTTTTAGAAGGCTTTGCCTTACAAGAAGCTAAGGATCAGATTGAACAAGGCAAACAAGCATTAGCCAAGGAGGAAAAGCAGTTAGATCAGGTGCAAGCTGCAAAAGATAAGCTAGAAAAACCTAGTTACCTGACTTATAATCGTTCGACCCTACCAGGAGGAGAAGGATATCATACTTATGCAACTTCAACGACCTCCATTTCAAATGTTGGAAATATTTTTCCTGTTGTTCTTTACCTCGTAGCTGCTCTAGTGGCCTTTACCACCATGACACGTTACGTTGATGAAGAAAGAACAAGCTCTGGTCTATTAAAAGCCATTGGTTATTCTAACAAGGATATCAGTTTAAAGTTTCTTATCTATGGCCTTTTAGCTAGTTTTTTAGGAACAACTTTAGGTATTATTGGGGGAACTTACCTCTTATCTACCTTGATTTCAGAGATTTTAACAGGAGCTTTGACTATTGGCAAGACGCACCTTTATAGTTATTGGTCTTATAATAGCATAGCTTACTTGCTGGCTATGTTATCTGCCGTTTTGCCAGCCTATTTAATTGTCAAAAAAGAATTATTCCTCAATGCAGCTCAGCTACTGCTTCCTAAACCTCCTAGTAAGGGGGGAAAGATTTGGTTGGAACACCTTACTTTTGTCTGGAAAGCTCTTTCCTTTACTAACAAGGTGACCATTCGTAATATTTTCCGCTATAAACAAAGAATGCTGATGACTGTAGTAGGCGTTGCAGGCTCAGTAGCTCTTTTATTTGCAGGCTTAGGGATTCAGTCGTCATTAGCCAAAGTAGTTGAGCGTCAATTTGGTGATTTAACGACTTATGATATTTTGGCTGTTGGTTCATCCAAAGCGAAAGCAACAGAGCAAGCTGACTTAGCAAGCTATCTTAAACAAGAACCTGTTACAGGGTATCAAAAGGTATCTTATGCCAGTTTAACCCTTCCTGTAAAGGGGCTGCCTGATAAACAAAACATTTCCATGTTATCAAGTTCAGCTGCTTCTCTTAGCCCCTATTTTAATCTGCTGGATAGTCAGAAGCAGAAGAAACTTACCATTCCAACCTCTGGTGTTTTGATTTCTGAGAAATTAGCCTCCTATTACAAGGTAAAATCGGGTGATCAGTTGGTATTGATTAATCAGGAAGGACAGTCTTATAAGGTGACGATTAAACAGGTTATTGACATGACAGTTGGCCATTATCTGATAATGTCTGATACCTATTTTAAGAATCATTTCAAAGGATTGGAAACAGCTCCTGCCTATCTGATTAAGGTAAAAGGCAAAGACAGCAAGCACATAAAGGAGACAGCCAGTGATTTGTTAACCTTAAAAGCGATTAGAGCAGTTTCACAAAATGCCAATCACATTAAATCTGTTCAACTAGTAGTCGCCTCTCTTAATCAGGTCATGACTCTCCTTGTCTTCTTGTCTATTTTATTAGCAATCGTTATCCTTTATAATTTAACGACCATTAATATTGCTGAGCGCATTCGAGAATTATCCACTATTAAAGTTCTGGGATTTTACGATCAAGAGGTCACTTTATATATTTATCGAGAAACTATTTCGCTATCCTTAGTAGGCATTCTTTTAGGTATCTATTTAGGGAAAGGTCTGCACGCCTATATCATGACAATGATTTCGACTGGGGATATTCAATTTGATGTAAAGGTTGATGCCTATGTTTACCTAGTGCCAATCCTAGTAATCCTTAGCTTGTTAGTGGTATTAGGTATCTGGGTTAACCATCATTTAAAAAAGGTTGATATGTTAAAAGCTTTGAAATCCATTGATTGA
- a CDS encoding ABC transporter ATP-binding protein codes for MAFIELKQVSKSYQVGETTVLANRDVSFEINKGELVVILGASGAGKSTVLNIFGGMDTVDAGQVIIDGKDIAHYTSKALTQYRRNTIGFVFQFYNLVPNLTAKENVELAVEIVADALDPVTILNEVGLNHRLDHFPAQLSGGEQQRVSIARALAKNPKLLLCDEPTGALDYQTGKQILTLLQDMARTKGATVVIVTHNAAIAPIADRVIFMHDAQVTKTVINKEPASIATIDY; via the coding sequence ATGGCTTTTATTGAATTAAAACAGGTTTCAAAATCTTATCAGGTAGGAGAGACGACTGTCCTTGCCAACCGCGACGTGTCTTTTGAGATTAATAAAGGAGAACTGGTGGTTATTTTAGGAGCATCCGGAGCTGGTAAATCAACAGTCCTCAATATTTTTGGGGGGATGGACACAGTGGATGCAGGTCAAGTGATTATTGATGGCAAAGACATTGCTCATTACACGTCTAAGGCTTTAACTCAGTATCGTCGGAATACTATTGGTTTCGTTTTTCAATTTTATAATTTGGTTCCGAATTTGACAGCTAAAGAAAATGTTGAATTAGCAGTTGAAATTGTAGCAGATGCTTTAGATCCTGTGACCATTTTAAACGAAGTAGGACTCAATCATCGCTTAGATCATTTTCCTGCTCAGCTCTCAGGCGGTGAACAGCAACGGGTTTCGATAGCTCGTGCCTTAGCTAAAAATCCTAAATTGCTTCTTTGCGATGAACCCACAGGTGCACTTGACTACCAAACAGGAAAACAAATTTTAACCCTCTTACAAGATATGGCACGAACTAAGGGGGCAACGGTAGTTATTGTAACCCACAATGCTGCCATTGCTCCAATAGCTGATCGTGTCATTTTTATGCATGATGCACAGGTTACCAAGACAGTCATTAATAAGGAGCCTGCAAGCATTGCGACAATTGATTATTAA
- a CDS encoding TrkA C-terminal domain-containing protein, which yields MTSHKKEITSSKYQKIALSVAERIASGEYEVGEKLKSRTTIASTFNVSPETARKGLNILADLKILTLKHGSGAIVLSKEKAIDFINQYESTHSIAVLKEKIRETIHDQEKAMEQMAVLVNDFLMQSQSISKQYPLAPYEIICSHDSEHFGKSIGALNIWHQTGATIVAIEHAGKFTISPGPYAVIEKGDHIYFVGDESVISRMKTFFNLRRGL from the coding sequence ATGACAAGTCATAAAAAGGAGATAACGAGCTCAAAGTATCAAAAAATTGCCCTTTCAGTTGCTGAACGTATTGCAAGTGGTGAGTATGAAGTGGGGGAGAAGTTAAAATCACGAACTACCATTGCTTCAACCTTTAATGTCTCGCCGGAAACAGCTCGTAAGGGATTAAATATTTTAGCGGACCTTAAAATTTTGACCCTAAAACATGGTAGCGGTGCTATTGTCTTATCGAAAGAAAAAGCCATTGATTTTATTAACCAGTATGAGTCAACACATTCCATTGCTGTTCTAAAAGAAAAAATTCGAGAAACGATTCACGATCAAGAAAAAGCTATGGAACAGATGGCTGTCTTGGTCAATGATTTCTTGATGCAAAGCCAATCCATTAGTAAGCAATATCCATTAGCACCCTACGAAATTATTTGCAGTCATGATTCAGAACATTTTGGAAAATCTATTGGTGCTCTTAATATTTGGCATCAAACGGGTGCTACCATTGTTGCCATTGAGCATGCAGGTAAATTTACCATTTCCCCAGGCCCTTATGCTGTCATTGAAAAAGGGGATCATATTTACTTTGTTGGAGATGAATCAGTCATTTCGCGAATGAAGACCTTCTTCAATTTACGAAGAGGCTTATGA
- a CDS encoding Asp23/Gls24 family envelope stress response protein gives METTQIKSTLTYDDKVIEKIVGHALENVGGLLAVTGGFFSNIKNNLVNSASVTDGVSVEVGSKEVAVDLAIIVEYGKDIPAIVESIKAIVSQNVDSMTHLRVVEVNVNVVDIRTKEEHEAASVTVQDRVTSAASNTSQFVSEQTEKLKETVSNTVDSDETAK, from the coding sequence ATGGAAACAACTCAAATTAAAAGTACCCTTACTTATGACGACAAGGTCATCGAAAAAATTGTTGGTCATGCTTTGGAAAACGTTGGCGGGTTGCTAGCTGTTACAGGTGGATTTTTCTCAAATATCAAAAATAATTTGGTGAATTCTGCTTCTGTAACAGATGGTGTTTCAGTTGAAGTTGGTAGCAAGGAGGTAGCAGTTGATTTAGCAATCATTGTGGAATATGGTAAAGATATTCCTGCTATTGTAGAATCCATTAAAGCTATCGTTTCTCAAAACGTTGATAGCATGACCCATTTGAGAGTAGTTGAAGTGAATGTTAACGTTGTTGATATTCGTACCAAAGAAGAGCACGAAGCAGCAAGCGTTACCGTGCAAGATCGTGTGACGAGTGCCGCTTCAAACACCTCACAATTTGTGTCAGAGCAAACAGAGAAGTTAAAAGAAACTGTTTCTAATACCGTAGATAGTGATGAGACAGCTAAATAA
- a CDS encoding CsbD family protein translates to MSDKKWNAKLDQAGGKVKEGLGKVAGDKSLETEGKVDQVAGKVKEVAADAKDTLKGLVKGLDEKK, encoded by the coding sequence ATGTCAGATAAAAAATGGAATGCTAAATTAGACCAAGCCGGTGGTAAAGTAAAAGAGGGACTTGGTAAGGTTGCTGGAGATAAATCTTTAGAAACTGAAGGTAAAGTTGATCAAGTCGCTGGAAAGGTAAAAGAAGTTGCAGCAGATGCCAAGGATACCCTAAAAGGACTTGTCAAAGGTTTAGATGAGAAGAAATAA
- a CDS encoding Asp23/Gls24 family envelope stress response protein yields the protein MTETYIKNTSKDLTPSIRGELTYDDKVIEKIVGLALENVDGLLGVNGGFLANLKDKLVNTESVRDGVNVEVGKKQVAVDLDIVAEYQKHVPTIYDAIKAIVEKEVKKMTDLDVIEVNVKVVDIKTKEQFDAEKVSLQDKVTDMARSTSEFTSHQVETVKTSVGAGVEKLQEQQAEPRVQ from the coding sequence ATGACTGAAACTTACATTAAAAACACATCTAAAGACTTAACACCTTCTATTCGTGGTGAATTGACCTATGATGACAAGGTGATTGAAAAAATTGTTGGATTAGCCCTTGAAAATGTTGATGGGTTATTAGGCGTGAATGGTGGCTTCCTTGCTAACTTAAAAGACAAATTGGTCAACACAGAATCTGTTCGTGATGGTGTCAATGTTGAAGTAGGGAAAAAACAGGTTGCTGTTGACTTAGATATTGTTGCAGAATATCAAAAACATGTACCAACCATTTACGATGCTATTAAAGCCATCGTCGAAAAAGAAGTTAAGAAAATGACAGACTTAGACGTCATTGAAGTTAACGTTAAAGTTGTTGACATTAAAACTAAGGAACAATTTGATGCTGAAAAAGTAAGCTTGCAAGATAAGGTGACTGACATGGCGCGTTCAACATCTGAATTTACGAGTCATCAAGTTGAAACTGTCAAAACTTCAGTTGGCGCAGGAGTTGAAAAACTTCAAGAACAACAAGCCGAACCACGCGTACAGTAA
- a CDS encoding DUF2273 domain-containing protein: MEFYEKFKYPIIGGLVGLIIAILLMSFGLFKTLLAIIFILLGIYGGLYAKKTGIIDQFINRK, encoded by the coding sequence ATGGAATTTTATGAAAAATTCAAGTACCCCATTATTGGTGGCTTGGTAGGGTTAATCATCGCCATATTGCTCATGTCTTTTGGCCTATTTAAAACACTACTAGCAATCATTTTCATTCTTTTAGGAATTTATGGTGGCCTGTATGCCAAAAAAACAGGTATTATTGATCAATTTATCAATCGAAAATAA
- the amaP gene encoding alkaline shock response membrane anchor protein AmaP has product MSKILKITYSLIGLVLLSILGWVIGTTGDYVRLPYSYRWLSWDVDRLPNFLDPVLYYYYFWAAIVLFVITLIVILVIIFYPRTYTEIKLRQNKGILLLKKSAIEGYVATAIKAAGLMPKPTVTATLYKHKFKIDVAGQLASRVAVVDQINGIKEGIETGLSEFFGLDCPVNFKVYVKDIADSDRKRVARKRVE; this is encoded by the coding sequence ATGTCAAAAATTTTAAAGATTACATATAGTCTCATCGGACTCGTCTTATTATCCATACTCGGATGGGTGATAGGAACGACCGGAGATTATGTGAGGTTACCTTATAGTTATCGTTGGCTAAGTTGGGATGTGGATAGACTTCCCAATTTCCTAGACCCGGTTTTATATTATTACTACTTCTGGGCAGCCATTGTATTATTTGTTATCACACTTATAGTGATATTAGTTATTATTTTTTATCCTAGGACATATACTGAGATTAAGTTACGTCAGAACAAGGGAATACTTTTATTGAAAAAATCAGCTATCGAAGGCTATGTTGCGACAGCTATCAAAGCGGCAGGTTTGATGCCAAAACCGACCGTCACTGCGACATTATACAAACATAAATTTAAAATTGATGTAGCTGGACAATTAGCTTCTCGTGTAGCAGTTGTCGATCAGATCAACGGCATTAAAGAAGGCATCGAGACTGGTTTAAGTGAATTCTTTGGTTTAGATTGCCCTGTTAATTTTAAAGTTTATGTCAAAGACATTGCTGACTCTGATCGTAAGCGTGTTGCTAGAAAACGTGTAGAATAG
- a CDS encoding GlsB/YeaQ/YmgE family stress response membrane protein, which translates to MGLIWTLIVGALIGVIAGALTKKGGSMGWIANIAAGLVGSYVGQALLGSWGPSLAGMALIPSIIGAIIVVIITSFVLSKTSH; encoded by the coding sequence ATGGGACTTATTTGGACTTTAATCGTTGGTGCACTTATCGGTGTGATTGCTGGAGCGCTTACTAAAAAAGGTGGTTCAATGGGCTGGATTGCAAACATTGCAGCCGGTTTAGTTGGATCTTATGTTGGTCAAGCCTTGCTTGGTTCGTGGGGACCTTCTTTAGCAGGCATGGCCTTGATTCCATCAATTATTGGTGCAATCATTGTTGTTATCATTACTTCTTTTGTACTAAGCAAAACTAGTCACTAA